In the genome of Burkholderia sp. PAMC 26561, the window TTGATCGAGTAGGAAGCAGGAGGATGCCCGCCGTGGGCCAACAAACGATCGCCGATGAAACCAGGCTTGCACAGAAGCGGCCGCTGAGCGTGTTGCTGATCGAGGATTCGCCGTTGATCCGGCGCAGCCTCGTGGAGGCCATCGATGCGTCCGGCGAGCTGAAAGTGAGTGCCTGGGCCGATACGCCTGAAGGCGCGATTGCGCTGCTGGCTTCGGCGGCATTCGACGCGGTGATCGTCGACTTGCAGTTGAAGAGCGGCTCGGGCATCGAGGTTCTTTCTTATTTGCAACGCACCGGCATCACCGATTCAACCTTCGCCGCCGTGCTGACCAACCATGCG includes:
- a CDS encoding response regulator gives rise to the protein MGQQTIADETRLAQKRPLSVLLIEDSPLIRRSLVEAIDASGELKVSAWADTPEGAIALLASAAFDAVIVDLQLKSGSGIEVLSYLQRTGITDSTFAAVLTNHALPAYRERCLQYGVRHFFDKSLEFDRVLDALHLYARARG